A region from the Oceanidesulfovibrio marinus genome encodes:
- a CDS encoding zinc-dependent alcohol dehydrogenase family protein, with the protein MKGAMLYGPRDIRFEERDDPKIIHPTDALIRVSAACVCGSDLWPYRGIQEITEPTPMGHEYCGIVEEVGSDVTSIKPGQFVIGSFFASDNTCPHCQAGYQSSCQHREFVTTAQASMLRVPLADGTLVATPEIPADDLLPSLLALSDVMGTGWFAAVAANVQPGKTAVVVGDGAVGLLGVLSAKQMGAGRIIAMSRHEPRQKLAREFGATDIVTERGDEGVARIKEMTSGIGADSVLECVGTQQSMMQAIGSIRPGGYVGYVGVPHGVALDGEALFFAHVHLHGGPAPVRRFLPELIDLVWSGKISPGKVFDMTLPLDQVAEGYRAMDERRAIKVLLRP; encoded by the coding sequence ATGAAAGGAGCTATGCTGTACGGTCCACGCGACATCCGTTTCGAAGAGCGCGACGACCCGAAAATCATTCATCCGACAGATGCCCTCATCCGGGTTTCGGCGGCCTGCGTTTGCGGGTCCGACCTGTGGCCATATCGGGGCATCCAGGAGATCACCGAGCCGACGCCCATGGGGCACGAGTACTGTGGCATCGTCGAAGAGGTTGGCAGTGACGTCACTTCGATCAAGCCCGGCCAGTTCGTTATCGGCTCGTTCTTCGCTTCCGACAACACCTGCCCCCACTGCCAGGCCGGATACCAGTCGTCGTGCCAGCACAGGGAGTTTGTCACCACAGCGCAGGCATCCATGCTGCGCGTGCCGCTTGCCGACGGAACCCTGGTGGCGACTCCGGAGATCCCGGCCGACGACCTGTTGCCAAGCCTGCTGGCGCTCTCCGACGTCATGGGCACCGGCTGGTTCGCAGCCGTTGCGGCCAATGTGCAGCCGGGCAAGACGGCCGTTGTTGTTGGCGATGGAGCTGTAGGACTCCTTGGCGTGCTCTCCGCCAAGCAGATGGGCGCCGGACGGATTATCGCCATGAGCCGCCACGAGCCGCGGCAAAAGCTTGCCCGGGAGTTCGGCGCAACGGACATCGTGACAGAACGCGGTGACGAGGGCGTGGCCCGCATCAAGGAGATGACGTCCGGCATCGGCGCAGATTCCGTGCTGGAATGTGTCGGCACGCAGCAGTCGATGATGCAGGCGATCGGTTCCATCAGGCCGGGCGGATATGTCGGCTACGTCGGCGTTCCGCACGGCGTCGCGCTCGACGGAGAGGCGCTGTTCTTTGCACACGTCCACCTCCATGGCGGTCCGGCCCCGGTGCGGCGCTTCCTGCCCGAGCTGATCGATCTTGTCTGGAGCGGAAAGATCAGCCCTGGCAAGGTATTCGACATGACCCTGCCGCTGGACCAGGTGGCGGAAGGCTACCGCGCGATGGACGAGCGCCGCGCGATCAAGGTGCTCCTGCGCCCGTAG
- a CDS encoding SDR family oxidoreductase, with product MNISFENQVALITGGASGIGWATAKAFAEAGAAVVISARSEDKLHARVKELESAGHKALAVPCDVSVESQVQEMVEKTVSTFGRLDAAFNNAGVQSPIAETADASGEEFDRVNAINLRGIWSCMKYELIQMREQGSGAIVNTSSLGGLVGIAGRAAYHASKHGVIGLTKSAALEYASRGIRINAVCPGIIDTPMVAGMKESEGDAMAELMKLVPIARLGLPEEIASAVLWLCSPGAAYVIGHALVVDGGYTIQ from the coding sequence ATGAACATATCATTCGAGAACCAGGTCGCCCTTATCACCGGCGGTGCTTCCGGCATCGGCTGGGCAACGGCCAAAGCCTTTGCCGAGGCCGGCGCCGCGGTCGTCATCTCGGCGCGAAGCGAGGACAAGCTGCACGCGCGGGTCAAGGAGCTCGAATCGGCGGGACACAAGGCACTGGCCGTACCCTGCGATGTGAGCGTCGAAAGCCAGGTGCAGGAGATGGTCGAGAAAACCGTATCAACCTTCGGCCGGCTCGACGCGGCGTTCAACAATGCCGGCGTACAGAGCCCCATCGCGGAAACCGCGGATGCGAGCGGAGAAGAGTTCGACCGGGTGAATGCGATCAACCTGCGCGGCATCTGGAGCTGCATGAAGTACGAGCTGATCCAGATGCGCGAGCAAGGTAGCGGCGCCATCGTCAACACCTCATCCCTTGGCGGGCTTGTCGGCATTGCCGGCCGGGCTGCGTACCACGCCTCCAAGCACGGGGTGATCGGCCTCACCAAGAGTGCGGCGCTCGAGTATGCATCCAGGGGCATCCGCATCAATGCCGTGTGCCCCGGAATCATTGACACACCGATGGTCGCCGGCATGAAGGAGAGCGAAGGCGACGCCATGGCCGAGCTGATGAAGCTGGTGCCGATCGCGCGCCTCGGCCTGCCCGAGGAAATTGCCTCCGCCGTGCTTTGGCTCTGCAGCCCCGGAGCCGCCTACGTGATCGGCCATGCCCTCGTCGTGGACGGCGGCTATACCATTCAATGA
- a CDS encoding carboxymuconolactone decarboxylase family protein produces MTNETSLDEKQQSIVTIAAFTASGELDRLKPALVEGLDAGLTINEIKEVLVQMYAYAGFPRSLNGIFTFMGVLEERKAQGIEDEVGKEASPLPADMDRDEYGARIRAQLSGLDEVPPPAAWQKFSPVIDSYLKEHLFADIFARDVLDHQARELATIAALANMTGTAGQLKFHFGAAMNSGLTEAQMQDFIVVLDSRVGEKEAAQAKEVLQSVLSERK; encoded by the coding sequence ATGACAAACGAAACGTCTTTGGATGAAAAACAGCAGAGTATCGTCACCATTGCCGCGTTCACGGCAAGCGGTGAGCTCGACAGGCTCAAACCGGCATTGGTTGAAGGCCTGGACGCCGGTCTGACCATCAACGAGATCAAGGAAGTTCTGGTTCAGATGTACGCCTATGCCGGCTTCCCCCGCAGCCTGAACGGCATCTTTACCTTCATGGGCGTGCTGGAAGAGCGGAAGGCGCAAGGCATCGAAGACGAGGTGGGCAAGGAGGCCAGCCCGCTGCCCGCGGATATGGACCGGGACGAGTACGGCGCCAGGATTCGGGCCCAACTCTCCGGGCTCGACGAGGTGCCGCCTCCTGCCGCGTGGCAGAAGTTCTCGCCGGTCATCGACTCATACCTCAAGGAACACCTCTTCGCGGATATATTTGCGCGTGACGTTCTGGACCATCAGGCCCGGGAGCTGGCTACCATCGCGGCGCTTGCGAACATGACCGGCACCGCCGGGCAGCTCAAGTTCCACTTTGGCGCGGCCATGAACTCGGGGCTCACGGAAGCCCAGATGCAGGACTTCATCGTGGTGCTCGACTCCCGCGTGGGAGAAAAAGAAGCTGCACAGGCCAAAGAGGTGCTTCAAAGCGTTTTGAGCGAACGGAAGTAG
- a CDS encoding (R)-mandelonitrile lyase, giving the protein MKYLALFMTLLLCTASAVYAGQEQTTAQENTPQVVYRGESQKSFKGPEDLFTDDVQVDLLFPANDTAHYSGAYVTFQPGARTNWHFHPAGQHMIVTSGIGLTGTRDGKVIEFKAGDTIWCPPDIDHWHGATPDSPMTHLVITGDLNGENVIWKEKVTDEQYNARKE; this is encoded by the coding sequence ATGAAGTATCTGGCTCTTTTTATGACGCTTTTACTCTGTACCGCATCCGCCGTATACGCCGGCCAGGAACAGACCACGGCGCAGGAGAACACACCGCAGGTTGTCTACCGGGGTGAATCGCAGAAGTCCTTCAAAGGCCCCGAGGACCTGTTCACCGATGATGTTCAGGTAGATTTGCTGTTTCCCGCCAATGACACCGCGCATTACTCGGGAGCATATGTTACCTTCCAGCCTGGCGCCCGCACCAATTGGCACTTCCACCCGGCCGGACAGCATATGATCGTTACCTCCGGGATTGGCCTGACCGGGACCCGGGATGGCAAAGTCATCGAGTTCAAGGCTGGTGACACAATCTGGTGCCCGCCGGACATCGATCATTGGCACGGCGCCACGCCGGACTCCCCTATGACGCACCTCGTCATTACCGGTGATCTCAATGGTGAAAACGTGATCTGGAAAGAAAAGGTCACTGACGAGCAATATAACGCCAGGAAGGAGTAA